A single window of Salvia splendens isolate huo1 chromosome 6, SspV2, whole genome shotgun sequence DNA harbors:
- the LOC121809984 gene encoding probable E3 ubiquitin ligase SUD1 isoform X2 gives MEIGPETAAEAERLLPLDSSASSIGSSQGENSSTAVGDNAKSRLDLLDDDDEGDVCRICRNPGDVDNPLRYPCACSGSIKFVHQDCLLQWLNHSNARQCEVCKHPFSFSPVYAENAPTRLPFQEFIVGIAMKACHVLQFFVRLSFVLSVWLLIIPFITFWIWRLAFVRSIGEAQRLFLSHLSTTVILTDCLHGFLLSASIVFIFLGATSLRDYFRHIRELGGQDADREDEGDRNGARAARRIPAQANRNIRVEGNGEDAGGAQVIAGAGQLIRRNAENVAARLEMQAARLEAQVEQMFDGLDDADGAEDVPFDELVGMQGPVFHLVENAFTVLASNMIFLGVVIFVPFSLGRVIIYYLSWILSSATNPVLSTVVPLTESALSLANITLKTALTAVVNLTSDNQDHRILGQVADVLKSNGTGQTITNNISSTVATEILKAQSVGASRLSDVTTLVVGYIFVFSVVIFYLGIVTLIRYSRGEPLTMGRFYGIASIAETIPSLFRQFVAAMRHLMTMIKVAFVLVIELGVFPLMCGWWLDVCTIRMFGKSISQRVEFFSVSPLASSLVHWVVGIVYMLQISIFVSLLRGVLRNGVLYFLRDPADPNYNPFRDLIDDPVHKHARRVLLSVAVYGSLIVMLVFLPVKLAMKTVPSIFPLDISVSDPFTEIPADMLLFQICIPFAIEHFKLRHTLKSLLRYWFTAVGWALGLTDFLLPKPEDNGGHENGNADMGRQGRGHGEGVGQERVVALEDVNRPRYLAANANSAEELDDDLTDTEWAFVLRIVLLLVVAWMTLLIFNSALIIVPISLGRTLFNSLPFLPLTHGIRCNDIYAFVIGSYVIWTGLAGARYCADLVRTKRTKVLLNQIWKWFGIIFKSSVLLSIWIFVIPVLIGLLFELLVIVPMRVPVDESPVFLLYQDWALGLIFLKIWTRMVMLDHMMPLVDESWRLKFERVREDGFSRLQAFRVLREIVFPIIMKLLTALCVPYVLSRGVFPILGYPLVVNSAVYRYAWLGCLIFSALCFCAKRFHVWFTNLHNSIRDDRYLIGRRLHNYGERERM, from the exons ATGGAGATCGGGCCGGAGACGGCGGCGGAAGCTGAGAGGCTCTTGCCTTTGGACTCCTCAGCGTCTTCGATCGGTTCTTCGCAGGGAGAGAACAGTAGCACAGCCGTCGGGGATAATGCTAAGAGCAGGCTTGATTTGTTAGATGATGACGATGAGGGGGATGTCTGCCGGATCTGCAGGAATCCTGGCGACGTGGATAATCCGCTGCGATACCCCTGCGCCTGCAGTGGCAGTATCAAGTTCGTTCACCAGGATTGCCTTCTTCAGTGGCTGAATCATAGCAACGCTCGCCAATGCGAG GTCTGCAAAcatccattttcattttctccAGTTTATGCTGAAAATGCCCCCACGAGACTTCCGTTTCAGGAATTCATTGTTGGAATAGCTATGAAAGCCTGCCATGTTCTGCAATTCTTTGTACGGCTCAGTTTCGTACTTTCTGTTTGGCTTCTCATCATTCCATTCATCACATTTTGGATTTGGAGGCTGGCATTTGTTAGAAGTATTGGAGAAGCCCAGAGATTATTCTTGAGCCACTTATCTACAACAGTCATTCTAACTGACTGCTTGCATGGATTTCTGCTGTCTGCTAgcattgttttcatttttcttgGAGCAACTTCCTTGAGAGATTACTTTAGACATATACGAGAGCTTGGTGGGCAAGATGCAGACAGAGAAGATGAAGGAGATAGAAATGGAGCCCGTGCTGCAAGAAGGATTCCAGCTCAAGCAAATAGAAACATTCGTGTTGAGGGGAATGGTGAAGATGCTGGTGGAGCCCAAGTAATTGCTGGTGCTGGTCAGTTGATTCGACGTAATGCCGAAAATGTTGCAGCTAGGTTAGAGATGCAGGCAGCTCGGCTAGAGGCCCAGGTTGAACAGATGTTTGATGGTTTGGATGATGCTGATGGGGCAGAAGACGTACCTTTTGATGAACTGGTTGGCATGCAGGGGCCTGTGTTTCATCTGGTTGAAAATGCATTCACA GTTCTTGCAAGTAATATGATATTCCTTGGAGTTGTAATCTTTGTGCCATTCTCATTGGGACGGGTTATAATATATTACCTATCTTGGATTTTGTCATCTGCTACCAATCCAGTATTATCCACAGTTGTTCCACTTACTGAATCGGCACTTTCTTTGGCTAATATCACTCTGAAAACTGCTCTTACTGCTGTTGTAAATCTGACGTCTGATAATCAAGACCATAGGATACTTGGCCAGGTCGCAGATGTACTAAAATCAAATGGAACGGGACAAACTATCACAAACAACATAAGCTCTACAGTTGCAACTGAAATCTTGAAAGCACAGTCAGTTGGGGCATCACGTCTCTCTGATGTTACCACACTTGTTGTTGGCTACATatttgtattttctgttgtcATCTTCTACCTTGGGATCGTTACCTTAATTCGGTACTCAAGGGGAGAACCTTTGACAATGGGGAGGTTCTATGGTATTGCTTCCATTGCTGAAACTATTCCATCCCTCTTCAGGCAGTTTGTGGCTgcaatgagacatttaatgactATGATTAAAGTCGCGTTTGTTCTGGTAATTGAACTTGGCGTTTTCCCTCTGATGTGTGGTTGGTGGCTGGATGTTTGTACTATAAGGATGTTTGGGAAGTCAATTTCTCAGAGAGTTGAGTTCTTCTCAGTCTCACCATTAGCAAGCTCCTTGGTTCATTGGGTCGTGGGAATTGTTTACATGCTGCAAATAAGTATCTTTGTCAGCCTTCTTCGAGGG GTCCTGCGCAATGGGGTTCTTTACTTTCTACGAGACCCTGCTGATCCTAATTACAATCCATTCCGCGATCTCATTGACGATCCCGTACACAAGCATGCTCGTAGAGTTTTGTTGTCTGTTGCTGTATATGGGAGTTTGATAGTCATGTTGGTATTTTTGCCTGTTAAACTTGCAATGAAGACTGTTCCTTCCATTTTCCCTCTGGATATCTC TGTATCCGATCCATTTACTGAAATTCCAGCTGACATGCTCCTATTTCAAATATGCATTCCTTTTGCTATCGAGCATTTCAAACTACGACATACTCTCAAATCCCTTCTCCGGTATTGGTTCACTGCTGTTGGCTGGGCTCTTGGCTTAACAGATTTTCTACTCCCAAAGCCGGAGGATAATGGTGGACATGAAAATGGGAATGCTGATATGGGCAGACAAGGGAGAGGACACGGAGAGGGAGTCGGTCAGGAGCGAGTGGTAGCCCTTGAAGATGTGAACAGGCCCAGATATTTGGCTGCAAATGCCAATTCGGCTGAGGAGCTTGATGATGACCTAACTGACACGGA GTGGGCTTTTGTACTTCGAATTGTGCTATTGTTGGTTGTTGCTTGGATGACTCTGCTTATATTCAACTCTGCGTTGATAATTGTACCAATATCCCTCGGGAGAACACTCTTCAATTCCCTCCCGTTTCTCCCATTGACTCATGGCATCAGGTGCAATG ATATTTATGCTTTTGTCATTGGAAGCTATGTCATTTGGACTGGTTTGGCTGGAGCAAGATACTGTGCTGACCTCGTTAGAACAAAGAGAACTAAAGTATTGCTTAACCAGATATGGAAATGGTTTGGcattattttcaagagttctGTGCTGTTGTCAATATGG ATATTCGTGATTCCAGTGTTAATTGGGCTGCTGTTTGAGCTCCTGGTGATTGTGCCAATGCGGGTTCCAGTGGATGAGAGTCCGGTTTTCCTTCTGTATCAAGATTGGGCTCTCGGATTGATATTTTTGAAGATTTGGACTAGAATG GTTATGCTAGATCACATGATGCCTCTGGTGGACGAGAGCTGGCGACTAAAATTTGAAAGGGTGAGGGAAGATGGTTTCTCAAGGCTGCAAGCCTTTCGGGTTCTCCGGGAGATTGTGTTTCCGATCATTATGAAACTGCTAACTGCATTGTGTGTTCCATACGTTCTGTCGAGAGGGGTGTTTCCTATATTGGGGTACCCACTGGTTGTGAACTCGGCTGTGTACCGATATGCATGGCTGGGATGTCTGATCTTCAGTGCGTTGTGTTTCTGTGCGAAGCGCTTCCACGTTTGGTTCACCAATCTCCACAACTCGATACGAGATGATCGATACTTGATCGGGCGTAGGCTACATAattatggagagagagagagaatgtag
- the LOC121807075 gene encoding protein ALP1-like, with amino-acid sequence MRDAEKQIPMNSPSLAALISSLISQILIIIFLFFPPSNTLSIATPNPSPPKQPPLFPFLHHFLAAADIAASLSLSRKRKRHLPDTDGAAASSRVARNPDSFKRLFNMKSATFEWLCGLLEPLLDYRDPVGSPLDLPAETRLGIGLFRLATGADHREISARFGVPEADSKFCVKQLCRVLCTNYRFWVGFPGPNELESVSSQFETLTGIPNCCGVVSCARFEFDIEKASRNSTPNHRKQSIAAQIVVDSSSRILSIIAGFSGGKTDLNILKSTNFYKDVEKGEILNSQRVVRVNDVDVPQYLVGSGEYPLLPWLLVPFVEPKPGSVEENLNKAHSLMQVSSNKAMASLRNWGVLDRPVKAEYKAAVACIGACSILHNMLISREDYSAFCHEWDDGAFLRDQDVVGFEGDLVEENASVIRNALATRARSLDCSN; translated from the coding sequence ATGCGCGACGCCGAGAAACAAATTCCGATGAATTCCCCATCGCTGGCCGCCTTGATTTCCTCCCTAATTTCCCAAATCCTCATCAtaatcttcctcttcttccctcCCTCAAACACCCTCTCCATCGCCACACCCAATCCCTCTCCTCCTAAACAACCCCCCCTCTTTcccttcctccaccacttcctCGCCGCCGCCGACATCGCCGCCTCCCTCTCACTCTCCCGTAAACGGAAGCGCCACCTCCCCGACACAGACGGCGCCGCCGCCTCTTCGCGCGTCGCCCGCAACCCCGACTCCTTCAAGCGCCTCTTCAACATGAAATCCGCCACTTTCGAGTGGCTCTGCGGCCTCCTCGAGCCTCTCCTCGACTACCGCGACCCCGTCGGCTCGCCCCTCGACCTCCCCGCCGAGACCCGCCTCGGAATCGGCCTCTTCCGCCTCGCCACCGGCGCCGATCACCGCGAGATCTCCGCCCGCTTCGGAGTCCCCGAGGCTGACTCCAAATTCTGCGTCAAGCAGCTCTGCCGCGTCCTCTGCACCAACTACCGCTTCTGGGTCGGGTTTCCCGGCCCCAACGAATTGGAATCCGTCTCCTCCCAATTCGAAACCCTCACCGGCATCCCCAATTGCTGCGGAGTCGTCAGCTGCGCTAGGTTCGAATTCGATATCGAAAAGGCTAGCAGAAATTCTACCCCTAATCATCGGAAACAGAGCATTGCCGCCCAAATCGTCGTCGATTCATCATCCAGAATTCTAAGCATTATAGCCGGTTTTAGCGGCGGTAAGACTGATTTAAACATCTTAAAATCGACCAATTTCTATAAAGATGTTGAAAAAGGGGAAATCTTGAACTCACAGAGGGTTGTTAGAGTGAATGATGTGGATGTGCCTCAATATCTAGTTGGAAGTGGGGAGTATCCGCTGCTTCCGTGGCTGCTAGTACCCTTTGTCGAACCTAAGCCGGGATCAGTTGAGGAGAATCTCAACAAGGCTCATTCTTTGATGCAGGTTTCCTCCAATAAGGCGATGGCGAGTTTGAGGAATTGGGGTGTTTTGGATAGGCCTGTCAAGGCAGAGTATAAGGCTGCAGTGGCTTGTATTGGTGCTTGTTCTATATTGCATAATATGTTGATATCAAGGGAGGATTACTCTGCATTTTGCCACGAATGGGATGATGGTGCTTTTCTTCGTGATCAAGATGTCGTTGGGTTCGAGGGGGACTTGGTTGAAGAGAACGCATCTGTTATTCGAAACGCATTGGCTACGAGAGCCAGAAGCTTAGATTGTTCGAATTGA
- the LOC121809480 gene encoding E3 ubiquitin-protein ligase MBR2-like, with amino-acid sequence MQRGRSALNSFPEQFDLNQGPVPENASMDHSGSWNTMLNPVENRLSNDIIGATDGNDSCIDGVAPSFSGWDRGESSSSANNMQDGARGADSKTRLGWSSSFNACSERNARSEDWSFPQPNTTSNSNMIAGRPQTMQNLCSTDASMNLNLNDGQTWNHDYYRGSGAVLPHNLYKSGHSVMDQNPTFYPSSSDMGTFSGRSSTSSENYDLAGPFGSWGSSCKRKALDGNSGQFYPGGSSSSNQPIDKNIMQHPARGRYNTPGNISISSGPVNLSSTNLIEQVNPSIGAGLSRVPPSPSPSSSVPGVAESSGRRFAARLNHGRHEPIPFDTPRNSSLRSSGAYASHLSRPITNIDSAELRPSITLPMNQANSLTQPHLMPVNEARGTYSYPWNGSLSSRGGSSSSSGERGHGAPEDINVRSSRRNNLEYPMTISAPETRTVLPDQIDWSFAPGTSASSRNHPTGSRIGHSSGGRTHSGAWLPHQNPTSPNHQRLSESFPWLPTHRVEPESGTARSHFALLSSAFSSLDEAANSSRHHLDQRSAALLMDIPGAEDVIGRRSLAAVEGRHRLIRQVLNAMQRGVHLQDEDYMLIDPFTNGFSELHDRHRDMRLDVDNMSYEELLALEERIGNVSTGLSEEQISGSMKQRKYEGAGSSLPNIEPCCICQEDYITGEDIGILNCGHEFHTGCIKQWLKLKNLCPTCKTTALGS; translated from the exons ATGCAACGGGGAAGAAGTGCCCTCAATTCCTTCCCTGAGCAATTTGATTTGAACCAAGGACCAGTTCCTGAAAATGCCTCTATGGATCACTCAGGTTCCTGGAATACCATGTTGAACCCAGTGGAAAACCGACTTTCTAATGACATCATTGGAGCTACTGATGGAAATGATAGTTGCATTGATGGTGTTGCTCCGAGTTTTAGTGGTTGGGACCGTGGCGAATCCAGCTCCAGTGCAAACAATATGCAAGATGGAGCTCGTGGTGCTGATTCAAAAACGAGACTTGGGTGGTCGTCATCTTTTAATGCTTGTTCTGAGCGCAATGCAAGATCGGAAGACTGGTCCTTTCCACAACCCAATACCACCAGTAATAGCAATATGATTGCTGGCAGACCCCAGACCATGCAAAATCTCTGCTCAACCGATGCTTCcatgaatttaaatttgaatgATGGCCAAACGTGGAATCATGATTACTACAGAGGTTCAGGAGCAGTTCTACCTCATAATCTCTATAAATCTGGTCATTCGGTAATGGACCAGAATCCAACCTTTTATCCTTCTTCAAGTGACATGGGAACCTTTTCTGGTCGTTCTAGTACTTCTTCAGAAAATTACGATTTAGCTGGTCCGTTTGGTTCTTGGGGTTCATCTTGCAAGAGAAAGGCTCTTGATGGCAATTCTGGACAATTTTACCCCGGTGGAAGTTCGAGCTCGAATCAGCCAATTGACAAGAACATAATGCAGCATCCAGCTCGTGGTAGGTACAATACACCAGGAAATATAAGTATATCCTCTGGTCCGGTGAACTTGTCTTCAACTAATCTCATAGAACAAGTAAATCCGAGTATTGGCGCTGGGCTGAGTAGAGTGCCCCCTAGCCCTTCTCCCTCTTCAAGTGTACCAGGAGTGGCAGAAAGCTCGGGCAGACGTTTTGCAGCAAGATTGAATCATGGGCGGCATGAGCCAATCCCATTTGATACACCTAGAAATTCATCCCTGAGGAGCTCTGGTGCTTACGCCTCCCATCTTTCAAGACCTATCACAAACATTGATTCTGCAGAATTGAGGCCATCGATCACACTGCCAATGAACCAAGCCAATTCCTTGACTCAACCTCATTTAATGCCAGTAAATGAGGCGAGAGGAACATATTCATACCCTTGGAATGGATCTTTGAGTTCACGAGGCGGTAGTTCATCAAGCTCTGGAGAAAGAGGTCATGGAGCACCCGAGGATATTAATGTTAGAAGCTCTCGTAGAAATAATCTCGAGTACCCCATGACCATTTCCGCACCCGAGACAAGAACTGTCCTGCCAGATCAAATCGATTGGAGTTTTGCTCCTGGAACTTCTGCATCGTCTAGGAATCATCCTACTGGTTCACGTATTGGCCACAGTTCTGGAGGCAGAACCCATTCTGGTGCATGGTTGCCTCATCAAAACCCGACATCACCAAATCATCAAAGGTTATCGGAATCTTTTCCTTGGCTTCCCACCCATCGAGTTGAGCCTGAATCCGGGACAGCTAGAAGCCATTTTGCTCTTTTGTCTTCTGCCTTTTCTTCATTGGATGAGGCAGCTAATAGTAGTCGACATCATTTAGATCAAAGGTCAGCAGCTCTGTTGATGGATATACCAGGTGCTGAAGATGTTATTGGTAGGCGTTCTTTGGCTGCTGTTGAGGGCAGACATAGACTG ATACGACAAGTCCTGAATGCGATGCAGAGGGGTGTCCACTTACAAGATGAG GATTATATGCTTATTGATCCTTTTACGAATGGATTCTCTGAGTTGCACGACAGACACAGAGATATGAGGCTTGATGTCGACAATATGTCCTATGAG GAATTATTGGCTTTGGAGGAGCGAATAGGGAACGTGAGCACTGGACTCAGCGAAGAACAAATCAGCGGCTCCATGAAACAGCGCAAGTATGAAGGAGCAGGAAGCTCGCTGCCAAACATTGAGCCGTGCTGTATATGCCAG GAGGATTACATTACTGGAGAAGACATCGGAATATTGAACTGTGGGCATGAGTTTCACACCGGCTGCATCAAGCAGTGGCTTAAGCTGAAGAACCTTTGCCCCACGTGTAAAACGACGGCCTTGGGATCTTGA
- the LOC121809984 gene encoding probable E3 ubiquitin ligase SUD1 isoform X1: MEIGPETAAEAERLLPLDSSASSIGSSQGENSSTAVGDNAKSRLDLLDDDDEGDVCRICRNPGDVDNPLRYPCACSGSIKFVHQDCLLQWLNHSNARQCEVCKHPFSFSPVYAENAPTRLPFQEFIVGIAMKACHVLQFFVRLSFVLSVWLLIIPFITFWIWRLAFVRSIGEAQRLFLSHLSTTVILTDCLHGFLLSASIVFIFLGATSLRDYFRHIRELGGQDADREDEGDRNGARAARRIPAQANRNIRVEGNGEDAGGAQVIAGAGQLIRRNAENVAARLEMQAARLEAQVEQMFDGLDDADGAEDVPFDELVGMQGPVFHLVENAFTVLASNMIFLGVVIFVPFSLGRVIIYYLSWILSSATNPVLSTVVPLTESALSLANITLKTALTAVVNLTSDNQDHRILGQVADVLKSNGTGQTITNNISSTVATEILKAQSVGASRLSDVTTLVVGYIFVFSVVIFYLGIVTLIRYSRGEPLTMGRFYGIASIAETIPSLFRQFVAAMRHLMTMIKVAFVLVIELGVFPLMCGWWLDVCTIRMFGKSISQRVEFFSVSPLASSLVHWVVGIVYMLQISIFVSLLRGVLRNGVLYFLRDPADPNYNPFRDLIDDPVHKHARRVLLSVAVYGSLIVMLVFLPVKLAMKTVPSIFPLDISVSDPFTEIPADMLLFQICIPFAIEHFKLRHTLKSLLRYWFTAVGWALGLTDFLLPKPEDNGGHENGNADMGRQGRGHGEGVGQERVVALEDVNRPRYLAANANSAEELDDDLTDTDRWAFVLRIVLLLVVAWMTLLIFNSALIIVPISLGRTLFNSLPFLPLTHGIRCNDIYAFVIGSYVIWTGLAGARYCADLVRTKRTKVLLNQIWKWFGIIFKSSVLLSIWIFVIPVLIGLLFELLVIVPMRVPVDESPVFLLYQDWALGLIFLKIWTRMVMLDHMMPLVDESWRLKFERVREDGFSRLQAFRVLREIVFPIIMKLLTALCVPYVLSRGVFPILGYPLVVNSAVYRYAWLGCLIFSALCFCAKRFHVWFTNLHNSIRDDRYLIGRRLHNYGERERM; the protein is encoded by the exons ATGGAGATCGGGCCGGAGACGGCGGCGGAAGCTGAGAGGCTCTTGCCTTTGGACTCCTCAGCGTCTTCGATCGGTTCTTCGCAGGGAGAGAACAGTAGCACAGCCGTCGGGGATAATGCTAAGAGCAGGCTTGATTTGTTAGATGATGACGATGAGGGGGATGTCTGCCGGATCTGCAGGAATCCTGGCGACGTGGATAATCCGCTGCGATACCCCTGCGCCTGCAGTGGCAGTATCAAGTTCGTTCACCAGGATTGCCTTCTTCAGTGGCTGAATCATAGCAACGCTCGCCAATGCGAG GTCTGCAAAcatccattttcattttctccAGTTTATGCTGAAAATGCCCCCACGAGACTTCCGTTTCAGGAATTCATTGTTGGAATAGCTATGAAAGCCTGCCATGTTCTGCAATTCTTTGTACGGCTCAGTTTCGTACTTTCTGTTTGGCTTCTCATCATTCCATTCATCACATTTTGGATTTGGAGGCTGGCATTTGTTAGAAGTATTGGAGAAGCCCAGAGATTATTCTTGAGCCACTTATCTACAACAGTCATTCTAACTGACTGCTTGCATGGATTTCTGCTGTCTGCTAgcattgttttcatttttcttgGAGCAACTTCCTTGAGAGATTACTTTAGACATATACGAGAGCTTGGTGGGCAAGATGCAGACAGAGAAGATGAAGGAGATAGAAATGGAGCCCGTGCTGCAAGAAGGATTCCAGCTCAAGCAAATAGAAACATTCGTGTTGAGGGGAATGGTGAAGATGCTGGTGGAGCCCAAGTAATTGCTGGTGCTGGTCAGTTGATTCGACGTAATGCCGAAAATGTTGCAGCTAGGTTAGAGATGCAGGCAGCTCGGCTAGAGGCCCAGGTTGAACAGATGTTTGATGGTTTGGATGATGCTGATGGGGCAGAAGACGTACCTTTTGATGAACTGGTTGGCATGCAGGGGCCTGTGTTTCATCTGGTTGAAAATGCATTCACA GTTCTTGCAAGTAATATGATATTCCTTGGAGTTGTAATCTTTGTGCCATTCTCATTGGGACGGGTTATAATATATTACCTATCTTGGATTTTGTCATCTGCTACCAATCCAGTATTATCCACAGTTGTTCCACTTACTGAATCGGCACTTTCTTTGGCTAATATCACTCTGAAAACTGCTCTTACTGCTGTTGTAAATCTGACGTCTGATAATCAAGACCATAGGATACTTGGCCAGGTCGCAGATGTACTAAAATCAAATGGAACGGGACAAACTATCACAAACAACATAAGCTCTACAGTTGCAACTGAAATCTTGAAAGCACAGTCAGTTGGGGCATCACGTCTCTCTGATGTTACCACACTTGTTGTTGGCTACATatttgtattttctgttgtcATCTTCTACCTTGGGATCGTTACCTTAATTCGGTACTCAAGGGGAGAACCTTTGACAATGGGGAGGTTCTATGGTATTGCTTCCATTGCTGAAACTATTCCATCCCTCTTCAGGCAGTTTGTGGCTgcaatgagacatttaatgactATGATTAAAGTCGCGTTTGTTCTGGTAATTGAACTTGGCGTTTTCCCTCTGATGTGTGGTTGGTGGCTGGATGTTTGTACTATAAGGATGTTTGGGAAGTCAATTTCTCAGAGAGTTGAGTTCTTCTCAGTCTCACCATTAGCAAGCTCCTTGGTTCATTGGGTCGTGGGAATTGTTTACATGCTGCAAATAAGTATCTTTGTCAGCCTTCTTCGAGGG GTCCTGCGCAATGGGGTTCTTTACTTTCTACGAGACCCTGCTGATCCTAATTACAATCCATTCCGCGATCTCATTGACGATCCCGTACACAAGCATGCTCGTAGAGTTTTGTTGTCTGTTGCTGTATATGGGAGTTTGATAGTCATGTTGGTATTTTTGCCTGTTAAACTTGCAATGAAGACTGTTCCTTCCATTTTCCCTCTGGATATCTC TGTATCCGATCCATTTACTGAAATTCCAGCTGACATGCTCCTATTTCAAATATGCATTCCTTTTGCTATCGAGCATTTCAAACTACGACATACTCTCAAATCCCTTCTCCGGTATTGGTTCACTGCTGTTGGCTGGGCTCTTGGCTTAACAGATTTTCTACTCCCAAAGCCGGAGGATAATGGTGGACATGAAAATGGGAATGCTGATATGGGCAGACAAGGGAGAGGACACGGAGAGGGAGTCGGTCAGGAGCGAGTGGTAGCCCTTGAAGATGTGAACAGGCCCAGATATTTGGCTGCAAATGCCAATTCGGCTGAGGAGCTTGATGATGACCTAACTGACACGGA CAGGTGGGCTTTTGTACTTCGAATTGTGCTATTGTTGGTTGTTGCTTGGATGACTCTGCTTATATTCAACTCTGCGTTGATAATTGTACCAATATCCCTCGGGAGAACACTCTTCAATTCCCTCCCGTTTCTCCCATTGACTCATGGCATCAGGTGCAATG ATATTTATGCTTTTGTCATTGGAAGCTATGTCATTTGGACTGGTTTGGCTGGAGCAAGATACTGTGCTGACCTCGTTAGAACAAAGAGAACTAAAGTATTGCTTAACCAGATATGGAAATGGTTTGGcattattttcaagagttctGTGCTGTTGTCAATATGG ATATTCGTGATTCCAGTGTTAATTGGGCTGCTGTTTGAGCTCCTGGTGATTGTGCCAATGCGGGTTCCAGTGGATGAGAGTCCGGTTTTCCTTCTGTATCAAGATTGGGCTCTCGGATTGATATTTTTGAAGATTTGGACTAGAATG GTTATGCTAGATCACATGATGCCTCTGGTGGACGAGAGCTGGCGACTAAAATTTGAAAGGGTGAGGGAAGATGGTTTCTCAAGGCTGCAAGCCTTTCGGGTTCTCCGGGAGATTGTGTTTCCGATCATTATGAAACTGCTAACTGCATTGTGTGTTCCATACGTTCTGTCGAGAGGGGTGTTTCCTATATTGGGGTACCCACTGGTTGTGAACTCGGCTGTGTACCGATATGCATGGCTGGGATGTCTGATCTTCAGTGCGTTGTGTTTCTGTGCGAAGCGCTTCCACGTTTGGTTCACCAATCTCCACAACTCGATACGAGATGATCGATACTTGATCGGGCGTAGGCTACATAattatggagagagagagagaatgtag